In Serinus canaria isolate serCan28SL12 chromosome 7 unlocalized genomic scaffold, serCan2020 HiC_scaffold_29, whole genome shotgun sequence, a single genomic region encodes these proteins:
- the BARD1 gene encoding BRCA1-associated RING domain protein 1, whose translation MREALRGRSGNQPAPGSSLRSAAPSMAPPEHPWSHTRAALGRLERALICSRCAGVLREPVSLGQCEHVFCLSCVGDCVGTECPVCHMPAWVQDAQINRQLDNMIQLCSKLRQLLRINASDSAEDASTPPDSEMEKKSKKEQIKMWFSPRSRKIRCVLKRSQAGTKSSDLGQDTSSAYDFFPSPPHEKPSKPTKRPTQRQSKKTKKKHLADINKEWSLEKPEQKKAEKTAKEKCVTICSQPIVLCTQEPESPEERPQQESLKEADSSNNTEDVEVLPKTESPEKKDNSEVVCSAQESKEKNCAAEALLSIANEVTPLKRGREQSRPQGTPQSKRARSERGIPGKSGRQADGLEESLQGSPISPGTGQTPVQISSSASKVTDTGVKTRRSAALQAMNSPSLAESPSTPSTSKSCSQVATPLSPSVVKSPGVNTIARRNYKGETLLHVASIKGDLAAVEQLLKNGADPNVKDNAGWTPLHEACNHGHREVVELLLQHGALVNTTGYQNDSPLHDAARNDHVAVVELLLLHGASRHAVNIFGLRPVDYAESKKMKSVLMLPVKDESFSLTQPSEVLSSSQPRNGPLGILGSSLNVEQEKLLNKLAAVLKAQRCTEFNCRVTHLVIPDVPMPTTLKCMMAVLTGCWVLRFEWVQACLQSSAREQEEKYEVQGGPRRGRLNREQLLPKLFDGCYFYFLGPFKQHQKSDLLELVKAAGGQVLVRQPKPDSDVTQTINTVSYHAEPTSDQRLCTQYVIYDVASKFQPEKIRQGKVWMAPSSWLIDCVMSFQLLPVK comes from the exons ATGAGGGAGGCGCTGCGCGGACGCTCGGGCAACCAGCCggccccaggcagctccctccGCTCCGCTGCCCCCTCCATGGCGCCGCCCGAGCACCCCTGGTCCCACACCCGCGCTGCGCTGGGGCGGCTGGAGAGGGCACTGATCTGCTCCCGCTG CGCCGGTGTCCTGCGGGAGCCCgtgtccctggggcagtgcGAGCACGTCTTCTGCCT GTCCTGTGTGGGTGACTGTGTTGGCACCGAGTGCCCTGTGTGCCACATGCCAGCCTGGGTGCAGGATGCACAGATCAACAGGCAGCTGGATAACAtgatccagctctgcagcaagcTGCGGCAGCTCCTGCGCATCAACGCCTCAG ATTCAGCAGAAGATGCATCCACACCGCCTGActcagagatggaaaagaagAGCAAGAAGGAACAGATAAAAATGTGGTTCAGCCCAAGAAGCAGGAAGATTCGATGTGTGTTGAAGAGGAGTCAGGCTGGCACTAAAAGCAGTGACCTTGGTCAAGACACATCTTCAGCTTatgatttctttccttcccctcctcatgAAAAGCCCTCTAAGCCCACAAAAAGACCAACTCAGAGACAGAGtaagaagacgaagaagaaaCATCTAGCAGACATTAACAAAGAGTGGAGCTTAGAGAAACCTGAGCAGAAAAAAGCTGAGAAGACTGCCAAGGAAAAGTGTGTGACCATCTGCAGTCAGCCAATAGTGCTGTGCACTCAGGAACCAGAGAGTCCTGAAGAAAGACCTCAGCAGGAATCTCTGAAGGAAGCTGACTCCAGCAATAATACAGAAGATGTGGAAGTTCTACCAAAGACAGAATCCCCAGAGAAGAAAGATAACAGTGAAGTTGTGTGCTCTGCACaagagagcaaggaaaaaaattgtgctgCAGAGGCATTGCTGTCAATAGCAAATGAAGTTACACCCTTGAAACGTGGAAGGGAGCAGTCCAGACCTCAGGGTACTCCTCAGTCTAAAAGAGCAAGAAGTGAGAGGGGCATTCCTGGGAAATCAGGCAGGCAGGCTGATGGCTTAGAGGAGTCTCTGCAGGGCTCCCCCATCTCCCCAGGCACTGGACAGACACCAGTCCAGATTTCTTCCTCTGCATCCAAAGTCACCGACACTGGAGTGAAGACAAGAAGATCTGCAGCTCTTCAAGCCATGAACAGTCCTTCACTTGCAGAATCTCCCTCTACCCCATCCACTTCCAAGAGTTGCAGTCAGGTGGCAACACCACTCAGTCCTTCTGTGGTGAAATCCCCTGGTGTCAACACAATTGCCAGAAGAAATTACAAGGGGGAGACTTTGCTCCATGTTGCTTCCATCAAG GGTGACTTagcagctgtggagcagctgctgaaaaacGGGGCAGATCCCAATGTCAAAGATAATGCTGGCTGGACACCTTTG CACGAGGCGTGTAACCACGggcacagggaggtggtggagctgctgctgcagcacggGGCGCTGGTGAACACCACGGGCTACCAGAACGACTCGCCCCTGCACGACGCTGCCAGGAACGACCACGTGGCCgtggtggagctgctgctgctgcacggCGCCTCCCGCCACGCCGT TAATATATTTGGTCTGCGGCCTGTGGACTACgcagaaagcaaaaagatgAAATCTGTGCTAATGTTACCAGTGAAGGATGAATCATTTTCACTTACCCAGCCCTCTGAG gtgctgagctccagccagcCAAGAAATGGACCCCTTGGTATACTGGGCAGCAGTCTTAATGTGGAGCAGGAGAAATTGCTGAACAAATTAGCAGCAGTCCTGAAGGCCCAGAGGTGCACTGAATTTAACTGCAGAG TAACTCATCTCGTTATCCCTGATGTTCCAATGCCAACTACTCTCAAGTGCATGATGGCTGTTCTGACTGGATGTTGGGTCCTCAGGTTTGAAT GGGTGCAAGCctgtctgcagagctcagctcgagaacaagaagaaaaatacgAAGTCCAAGGTGGCCCCCGGCGAGGGCGGCTCAACCGGGAGCAGCTG CTGCCTAAGTTGTTTGATGGATGCTACTTCTATTTTTTGGGACCTTTCAAACAGCACCAGAAGAGTgacctgctggagctggtgaaAGCAGCAGGTGGCCAGGTGCTGGTTAGGCAGCCCAAACCAGACAGTGACGTGACCCAGACCATCAACACAGTGTCCTACCACGCAGAGCCCACCTCTGACCAGAGGCTCTGCACTCAGTATGTCATCTATGACGTGGCTTCCAAGTTCCAGCCGGAGAAAATCCGGCAGGGCAAGGTGTGGATGGCCCCCTCCAGCTGGCTCATAGACTGTGTGATGTCatttcagctcctgcctgtgaaGTGA